A window from Physeter macrocephalus isolate SW-GA chromosome 11, ASM283717v5, whole genome shotgun sequence encodes these proteins:
- the LOC102991716 gene encoding 60S acidic ribosomal protein P1-like, translating to MASISEFACIYSALILHDYEVMVKEDKINALIKAAGVNVEPFGSGLFAKALANVNIGSLICNVGAGGPAPAAGATLAESPAPSTTAAPAEEK from the coding sequence ATGGCCTCCATCTCGGAGTTCGCCTGCATCTACTCAGCCCTCATCCTGCACGACTATGAGGTGATGGTCAAAGAGGATAAGATCAATGCCCTCATTAAAGCAGCTGGTGTAAATGTTGAACCTTTCGGGTCAGGGTTGTTTGCAAAGGCTTTGGCCAATGTCAACATCGGGAGCCTCATCTGCAATGTGGGGGCAGGCGGACCTGCCCCAGCAGCTGGTGCTACACTAGCAGAAAGTCCTGCCCCCTCCACCACTGCTGCCCCAGCTGAGGAGAAGtaa
- the SPESP1 gene encoding sperm equatorial segment protein 1, translated as MAYEVNLGKTVTPDEEQNLNHYVQVLQNLVLSVPTKEPGHQKKSKSPNNADSVGSRVSKFKEVKFTHDEAPAKNDVLINPVSEETTTFPTRGFTLEIEKKKHTKSTAFWSIKPNNISVVLHAKEPYIEKEEPEPEPTVSQTEAPKQLPSQGVTSLSRNTDLDTATEEDVPQLSGDYEMENPEPHNSYNEDILKKIADVGSQAQQVPLPESFKPEYRADIRASKEHLKRSLALAAAAERKLEKMYKSQMLPLGQSSDGVDDIETVINMLYNSRSKLPEYLDIKYVPPEMRGKVTAVFNILKKILCVSQGETQNLIRKLLNNNIRLLKLLDIHDKVDLS; from the exons ATGGCATATGAAGTAAATTTAG GAAAAACTGTGACGCCTGACGAAGAACAAAACTTGAATCATTATGTACAAGTTTTACAAAACCTCGTACTAAGTGTTCCCACTAAGGAGCCAGGTCATCAGAAAAAATCAAAGTCTCCAAATAATGCTGATTCTGTAGGCTCGAGGGTATCAAAATTTAAGGAGGTAAAGTTTACACATGATGAAGCTCCAGCTAAGAATGATGTTTTAATCAATCCTGTCAGTGAAGAAACTACAACTTTCCCTACTAGAGGCTTCACActggaaatagagaagaaaaagcataCTAAAAGTACAGCTTTCTGGTCAATTAAACCAAataacatttctgttgttttacatgcaaaagaaccttatattgagaaagaagagccagagccagagccaaCTGTAAGTCAAACTGAGGCACCTAAGCAATTGCCAAGTCAAGGTGTCACCTCTTTAAGTAGGAACACTGACTTGGATACTGCCACAGAAGAAGATGTTCCTCAGCTCTCAGGCGACTATGAAATGGAAAATCCTGAACCACATAATTCGTATAATgaagacattttgaaaaaaattgcagatgTTGGTTCACAGGCACAACAGGTACCTCTTCCTGAGAGTTTCAAGCCAGAATATAGAGCAGACATTCGAGCCTCTAAAGAACACCTAAAACGAAGCCTTGCtctagcagcagcagcagaacgtaaattagaaaaaatgtataaatccCAGATGTTACCACTAGGACAAAGCAGTGATGGCGTTGATGACATTGAAACTGTTATTAACATGCTGTATAATTCTAGATCTAAATTACCTGAATATTTAGATATTAAATATGTTCCACCAGAGATGAGAGGAAAAGTTACTGCAgtattcaatatattaaaaaaaattttatgtgtaaGTCAAGGAGAAACTCAAAACCTCATTAGGAAGTTATTAAACAATAATATAAGACTTTTAAAACTACTTGATATTCATGACAAAGTTGATCTAAGCTAA